A genomic segment from Malaclemys terrapin pileata isolate rMalTer1 chromosome 1, rMalTer1.hap1, whole genome shotgun sequence encodes:
- the LOC128847199 gene encoding zinc finger protein 239-like isoform X3, giving the protein MELNRDVMQENYQNLVSLGFPIPKCDMASQMEKVKELSDSGHQAFKETEILKYTPTGDHSGEEEIPQQEDSASMELQRVFSVRSGGDLSQGPDLGKAHVSQHNSAMPQREDPSERKPTESTHGERDLQEQQEDVVPRRTPRSERPTICSECGKGFSRSIHLIQHQRMHTGERPFKCTECGKGFSQSSHLIQHRRIHTGQKPYTCHECGKSFSQSSNLIKHQRIHTGHKPYVCTECGKIFSDSSTCIKHQRMHTGEKPYKCPECGKNFSQRSHLIQHQRIHNGVKPYTCMECGKSFGQSSDLINHSRTHTGEKPYKCTECGKCFSGNSNLIKHQRIHTGENPYHCAQCGKCFRFQPQLVRHQKHHAQ; this is encoded by the exons ATGGAACTCAacagggatgtcatgcaggagaactaccaGAATCTCGTCTCACTAG GTTTTCCAATTCCTAAATGTGACATGGCCTCCCAAATGGAAAAAGTCAAAGAACTATCTGACTCAGGTCACCAGGCTTTCAAGGAAACAGAGATCTTGAAATACACCCCCACAG GCGATCACAGTGGAGAGGAGGAGATTCCTCAGCAGGAAGATTCTGCAAGCATGGAACTGCAGCGGGTGTTTTCAGTGAGATCTGGAGGAGACCTATCCCAGGGTCCTGACCTGGGGAAAGCCCATGTGAGTCAGCACAACTCAGCAATGCCACAGAGAGAGGACCCTTCAGAGAGGAAACCAACTGAATCCACTCACGGTGAACGAGACCTCCAGGAGCAACAAGAGGACGTCGTCCCCCGACGAACACCCCGATCAGAGAGACCAACCATATGTTCTGAATGCGGGAAGGGCTTCAGTCGAAGCATACACCTGATCCAGCATCAGAGAATGCACACGGGGGAGAGACCCTTCAAATGCACAGAGTGCGGGAAAGGCTTCAGCCAGAGCTCGCACCTTATTCAGCACCGGAGAATCCACACGGGCCAGAAGCCCTACACATGTCACgagtgtgggaagagcttcagccagagctccaACCTTATCAAAcaccagaggatccacacaggacaCAAGCCCTACGTATGCACTGAGTGTGGGAAGATCTTCAGTGATAGCTCCACATGTATAAAACACCAGAGAATGCACACGGGAGAGAAGCCGTACAAATGTCCCGAGTGTGGCAAAAATTTTAGCCAGCGCTCACACCTCATCCAGCACCAGAGGATCCACAACGGCGTCAAGCCCTACACGTGCATGGAGTGTGGGAAGAGCTTTGGCCAGAGCTCCGATCTGATCAACCACAGCAGGACCCACACCGGGGAGAAACCCTACAAATGCACTGAGTGTGGGAAGTGCTTCAGTGGGAACTCCAATCTGATCAAACACCAGaggatccacacgggagagaatcCCTACCACTGTGCTCAGTGCGGGAAGTGCTTCCGCTTTCAGCCACAGCTTGTGCGGCACCAGAAACACCACGCACAGTAG
- the LOC128847199 gene encoding zinc finger protein 501-like isoform X2, whose protein sequence is MLFKKYYCRQGTIGILWCGCGVLAGLYGKGLMELNRDVMQENYQNLVSLGFPIPKCDMASQMEKVKELSDSGHQAFKETEILKYTPTGDHSGEEEIPQQEDSASMELQRVFSVRSGGDLSQGPDLGKAHVSQHNSAMPQREDPSERKPTESTHGERDLQEQQEDVVPRRTPRSERPTICSECGKGFSRSIHLIQHQRMHTGERPFKCTECGKGFSQSSHLIQHRRIHTGQKPYTCHECGKSFSQSSNLIKHQRIHTGHKPYVCTECGKIFSDSSTCIKHQRMHTGEKPYKCPECGKNFSQRSHLIQHQRIHNGVKPYTCMECGKSFGQSSDLINHSRTHTGEKPYKCTECGKCFSGNSNLIKHQRIHTGENPYHCAQCGKCFRFQPQLVRHQKHHAQ, encoded by the exons atgctttttaaaaaatactactgTAGACAGG GTACCATTGGCATTTTATGGTGTGGTTGTGGTGTCCTAGCAGGGCTTTATGGCAAAGGGCTGATGGAACTCAacagggatgtcatgcaggagaactaccaGAATCTCGTCTCACTAG GTTTTCCAATTCCTAAATGTGACATGGCCTCCCAAATGGAAAAAGTCAAAGAACTATCTGACTCAGGTCACCAGGCTTTCAAGGAAACAGAGATCTTGAAATACACCCCCACAG GCGATCACAGTGGAGAGGAGGAGATTCCTCAGCAGGAAGATTCTGCAAGCATGGAACTGCAGCGGGTGTTTTCAGTGAGATCTGGAGGAGACCTATCCCAGGGTCCTGACCTGGGGAAAGCCCATGTGAGTCAGCACAACTCAGCAATGCCACAGAGAGAGGACCCTTCAGAGAGGAAACCAACTGAATCCACTCACGGTGAACGAGACCTCCAGGAGCAACAAGAGGACGTCGTCCCCCGACGAACACCCCGATCAGAGAGACCAACCATATGTTCTGAATGCGGGAAGGGCTTCAGTCGAAGCATACACCTGATCCAGCATCAGAGAATGCACACGGGGGAGAGACCCTTCAAATGCACAGAGTGCGGGAAAGGCTTCAGCCAGAGCTCGCACCTTATTCAGCACCGGAGAATCCACACGGGCCAGAAGCCCTACACATGTCACgagtgtgggaagagcttcagccagagctccaACCTTATCAAAcaccagaggatccacacaggacaCAAGCCCTACGTATGCACTGAGTGTGGGAAGATCTTCAGTGATAGCTCCACATGTATAAAACACCAGAGAATGCACACGGGAGAGAAGCCGTACAAATGTCCCGAGTGTGGCAAAAATTTTAGCCAGCGCTCACACCTCATCCAGCACCAGAGGATCCACAACGGCGTCAAGCCCTACACGTGCATGGAGTGTGGGAAGAGCTTTGGCCAGAGCTCCGATCTGATCAACCACAGCAGGACCCACACCGGGGAGAAACCCTACAAATGCACTGAGTGTGGGAAGTGCTTCAGTGGGAACTCCAATCTGATCAAACACCAGaggatccacacgggagagaatcCCTACCACTGTGCTCAGTGCGGGAAGTGCTTCCGCTTTCAGCCACAGCTTGTGCGGCACCAGAAACACCACGCACAGTAG
- the LOC128847199 gene encoding zinc finger protein 501-like isoform X1, whose protein sequence is MFPSFPFSCHCVSSVLLCSNSQFLCPSCSSHYPLLLSSGIVLGAANTEWRMLVLGTIGILWCGCGVLAGLYGKGLMELNRDVMQENYQNLVSLGFPIPKCDMASQMEKVKELSDSGHQAFKETEILKYTPTGDHSGEEEIPQQEDSASMELQRVFSVRSGGDLSQGPDLGKAHVSQHNSAMPQREDPSERKPTESTHGERDLQEQQEDVVPRRTPRSERPTICSECGKGFSRSIHLIQHQRMHTGERPFKCTECGKGFSQSSHLIQHRRIHTGQKPYTCHECGKSFSQSSNLIKHQRIHTGHKPYVCTECGKIFSDSSTCIKHQRMHTGEKPYKCPECGKNFSQRSHLIQHQRIHNGVKPYTCMECGKSFGQSSDLINHSRTHTGEKPYKCTECGKCFSGNSNLIKHQRIHTGENPYHCAQCGKCFRFQPQLVRHQKHHAQ, encoded by the exons atgtttccctccttccctttttcttGCCATTGTGTCTCATCTGTTCTTCTCTGCAGCAACTCCCAGTTCCTGTGCCCCTCCTGCTCCTCTCACTACCCCTTGCTACTTAGCAGTGGGATTGTCCTTGGAGCAGCAAATACTGAATGGAGAATGCTTGTTTTAGGTACCATTGGCATTTTATGGTGTGGTTGTGGTGTCCTAGCAGGGCTTTATGGCAAAGGGCTGATGGAACTCAacagggatgtcatgcaggagaactaccaGAATCTCGTCTCACTAG GTTTTCCAATTCCTAAATGTGACATGGCCTCCCAAATGGAAAAAGTCAAAGAACTATCTGACTCAGGTCACCAGGCTTTCAAGGAAACAGAGATCTTGAAATACACCCCCACAG GCGATCACAGTGGAGAGGAGGAGATTCCTCAGCAGGAAGATTCTGCAAGCATGGAACTGCAGCGGGTGTTTTCAGTGAGATCTGGAGGAGACCTATCCCAGGGTCCTGACCTGGGGAAAGCCCATGTGAGTCAGCACAACTCAGCAATGCCACAGAGAGAGGACCCTTCAGAGAGGAAACCAACTGAATCCACTCACGGTGAACGAGACCTCCAGGAGCAACAAGAGGACGTCGTCCCCCGACGAACACCCCGATCAGAGAGACCAACCATATGTTCTGAATGCGGGAAGGGCTTCAGTCGAAGCATACACCTGATCCAGCATCAGAGAATGCACACGGGGGAGAGACCCTTCAAATGCACAGAGTGCGGGAAAGGCTTCAGCCAGAGCTCGCACCTTATTCAGCACCGGAGAATCCACACGGGCCAGAAGCCCTACACATGTCACgagtgtgggaagagcttcagccagagctccaACCTTATCAAAcaccagaggatccacacaggacaCAAGCCCTACGTATGCACTGAGTGTGGGAAGATCTTCAGTGATAGCTCCACATGTATAAAACACCAGAGAATGCACACGGGAGAGAAGCCGTACAAATGTCCCGAGTGTGGCAAAAATTTTAGCCAGCGCTCACACCTCATCCAGCACCAGAGGATCCACAACGGCGTCAAGCCCTACACGTGCATGGAGTGTGGGAAGAGCTTTGGCCAGAGCTCCGATCTGATCAACCACAGCAGGACCCACACCGGGGAGAAACCCTACAAATGCACTGAGTGTGGGAAGTGCTTCAGTGGGAACTCCAATCTGATCAAACACCAGaggatccacacgggagagaatcCCTACCACTGTGCTCAGTGCGGGAAGTGCTTCCGCTTTCAGCCACAGCTTGTGCGGCACCAGAAACACCACGCACAGTAG